The following nucleotide sequence is from Salvia splendens isolate huo1 chromosome 2, SspV2, whole genome shotgun sequence.
aatttaactCGAAACCTATAAATACACTTCCTAATGCGTATCGAGATGTTTTCGATTCTTTTACTGACTTTGACTCGCTTTGTTGTATGTGTTTATTACTACATTTTGGTAGCTTTCCATCGCAGTTTGTAAAATCTAATCACCCCTCATGTTTTGCAAAATGAAGAATTGCATCTTCTTAAATCGATGGTGCAAACCAAATTGTTTCGACCAGAAGATAAAATGTCGACTTGCATTTCCAATGATATACAATTTGCATTGTCAATCTCAAATTACGCCCAAATTTGCAGCTTTCACgaaagaaaagttttaattttttaatagtaACAGGGATTTTGAGAGGATAATATGTAAATGATATTTTCTCCTTGTTTTTTCCCCCAAGGAGAGAGGGCTTCTGCCAATTGTAGGTGCAAATGTTGGTATTACTTTCATGAGGTTTCGTTTGAATTGGTAACATATAATGATGTTAGGTGCCATTGATTCTAACTGCATCTGAATGTTCTTTTAAGTGTATGTTAACAGACTTACATTATTAAGATCCTATTTAGTTACCATACGATTAAATTTCCAACAACGGTAAGTGACACATTGTTCGTGTGATCTACCTGTGTTTCTTATTCTTGAGGCTGGTTGGCCCTGTTATTTTGTACCACATTATACTGATATTAGTGATGATTTGGAGCTTGTCTGGCTGTTTGAGTGAAAGGCTGGTCACTGTTGTGATGCCACGCTCGCTCTGTATGAATTCATCGTTTAGATGTTCGGTGattctattactattattaaAGCTCTGTAGTCTGCAGAGAGaaacaaaaagaacaaaaacaaCAGAGTAAATTATCTTAATAGCTTTAACGTTGATATATCCTGTGAGAAAACTTGATTGCTGAATCCATTTAATGAGTGATTTTCAGTGACATGAACAAAAGGCACAGTGAATTTAACTGATGTCATATTGAAGATTGTAGCATATGTTAGTGTTTGAACTGATACACGAGACAAAATCTTGTCATAATTCAGGTGCTTTCCTAATGGTTTTGGCAATGACGGAAAATCAAAGTGGCAACACTTATGAAGATACTAGAAAGCAGAGGctgatagaaaataaaaaaagatttgAGGTAATGATTTGTCTGTTATAAAATGCTACGGGAATCTCTGAAGAATAAATAAACCAATATTAGCAATTACTAGTTTGTATTGCTAGCTGGGCTAAAGATTCTTCTTCCTACAAAAGTTTACTGGTGTTTGAAAATCTCTATATTTCAATTCTAGTTCCTAGTTACTTCAAGGAGCGGTTATAAGAATTTGTAAGTTTGTCAAAAGTTAATAGTGTTGGAAAACATTCCTTTTCTTTTACAGGATTTGGGATTAGTGAAGTTGTCTAAATGCCTCACAGAAGTAACCAAGTCAGAGAAATCCCAGGTGATAAAATTTTCCTGTTTTCATATGACAAAAGcttgtttcttgattttttgtgtgttttatatAAGTCATTCATATTGATAATTTAGGATTTAGTATAATTATGTTCCATATTTCTGATATGCAGAACAGGCAAGTTCGTTTGAAACAAAGAGTGACTTACTCAGCGGAACCAAGGCGCTCATCACGTGCTCGAAATCAAGTTTCATATTGTGATGATGTAAGTCTTGAGCCTTTTAAACTGACCATGTTAGCTACTTCACTGAAATTGAAACAACATTAACAATGTGATCGATTTTATTAGTTGTCCAGTGGAAGTTTTCTATGTTGATTGTTGATTTAGTGTTGTCAAAAGATTATCAAAACAaggaaatcaatttaaatatgcATGTACAGATCTATGTTGATTATCAATTTTCCTGTGTAAAGGAGATTCATTTTCTACTCTCATTGGACTTGATTTCCTTCATTTATGAACAAATCGACATTGCAGGCTGATGTCGAGCTTCCTGCACTTCGTAAGGGCTCAAAGTTTAATTCTTCATGGACAAGGTAACATGTTTGTACTGACTACTGCACAGCATTCtgtcataaaaataaatttaaattattgcatATGAAATTGATAGTTCTAGAATGATAGATACCTTGCCAGACCAGCTGAAGAAGTTAAAGCTGCATCATATGAGGAAAGAGCTCGAGCTTTTAATTGTGCAGATAAGATCAGAAGCAACCTACAAACTGGCAATCCATCCTTTGTCAAATCAATGGTCCGATCTCATGTATA
It contains:
- the LOC121769488 gene encoding B3 domain-containing protein Os05g0481400-like, translated to MVLAMTENQSGNTYEDTRKQRLIENKKRFEDLGLVKLSKCLTEVTKSEKSQNRQVRLKQRVTYSAEPRRSSRARNQVSYCDDADVELPALRKGSKFNSSWTRYLARPAEEVKAASYEERARAFNCADKIRSNLQTGNPSFVKSMVRSHVYSCFWLGLPSGFCEEHLPKETVDMVLENEEGSEYGAVFIGKKAGLSGGWRAFALDHKLDDGDALVFELIEQTRFKVYIVRAVECQNGNASADADEKPKKKRKTKDSNQTEKPEVVSATRRSLRKKGK